A single window of Synechococcus sp. CBW1004 DNA harbors:
- a CDS encoding valine--tRNA ligase → MGPLPVPAVSDALPKTYDPAGTESRWQQAWEESGAFHPDPAASGEPFSVVIPPPNVTGSLHMGHAFNTALIDTIVRFQRLRGRNVLCLPGTDHASIAVQTILEKQLQAEGAHRDDLGRDAFLERAWAWKAESGGTIVGQLRRLGYSVDWKRERFTLDPGLSKAVSEAFVRLHEQGLIYRGEYLVNWCPASGSAVSDLEVEMQEVEGHLWHFRYPLTGGAAADGTSHLVVATTRPETLLGDTGVAVHPGDARYASLIGRTLLLPLVGREIPIVADEHVDPAFGTGCVKVTPAHDPNDFAIGQRHGLPQINVMAKDGTMNAAAGRFAGLDRFAARKAVVAAMEEEGFLVKVEPHRHSVPYSDRGKVPVEPLLSTQWFVRTEPLAARCREALEQGEPRFVPERWSKVYRDWLTDIRDWCISRQLWWGHRIPAWFVVSLTGGVITDGTPYVVARDEAEALEKARQLHGEAHAAAGLELTLEQDPDVLDTWFSSGLWPFSTLGWPGENGQEPADLARWYPTSVLVTGFDIIFFWVARMTMMAGAFLQEDGPDGELMPIGGRDSWMPFRDVYIHGLVRDENNRKMSKSAGNGIDPLLLIERYGADALRFALVREVAGAGQDIRLDYDRKSDTSATVEAARNFANKLFNATRFALMNLGGETPANLGAPDPARLQLADRWILSRLARVNGETAERYGSYGLGEAAKGLYEFAWNEVCDWYVELIKRRLNPDENPSPEALTDQRTARQVLAKVLSELLVMLHPLMPHLTEELWHGLTGEPAASFLALRPWPALDASALDDQLEASFAELIEAIRVVRNLRAVAGLKPAQPAPVRFVTGRPPLAKLLSDATADITALTRAESVQVLDPAAAEASPAARALAGVSGELQVLLPIEGLVDLEALRGRLEKDIAKAEKEIKGLSGRLANPNFAGKAPPEVVAECRSNLAEAEAQAELARRRLADLG, encoded by the coding sequence ATGGGGCCACTGCCCGTGCCCGCCGTGTCCGACGCCCTGCCCAAGACCTACGACCCGGCCGGCACCGAGAGTCGCTGGCAGCAGGCCTGGGAGGAGAGCGGTGCCTTCCACCCCGATCCGGCCGCCTCCGGTGAGCCGTTCTCGGTGGTGATCCCGCCGCCGAACGTGACCGGCAGCCTGCACATGGGCCATGCCTTCAACACGGCTCTGATCGACACGATCGTGCGCTTCCAGCGCCTGCGCGGCAGGAACGTGCTCTGCCTGCCCGGCACCGACCACGCCTCGATCGCCGTGCAGACGATCCTCGAGAAGCAGCTGCAGGCCGAGGGCGCCCACCGCGACGACCTGGGCCGCGATGCCTTCCTGGAACGGGCCTGGGCCTGGAAGGCCGAGAGCGGCGGCACGATCGTCGGCCAGCTGCGCCGGCTCGGTTATTCGGTCGACTGGAAGCGTGAGCGTTTCACCCTTGATCCGGGCCTGAGCAAGGCCGTGAGCGAGGCGTTCGTGCGCCTGCATGAGCAGGGCCTGATCTACCGGGGCGAATACCTGGTGAACTGGTGCCCCGCCTCCGGCTCGGCCGTGAGCGATCTGGAAGTGGAGATGCAGGAGGTGGAGGGCCACCTGTGGCACTTCCGCTATCCGCTCACAGGCGGCGCCGCCGCGGATGGCACCAGCCATCTGGTGGTGGCCACCACCCGCCCCGAGACGCTGCTGGGCGACACGGGTGTGGCGGTCCATCCCGGCGACGCGCGCTACGCCTCGCTGATCGGCAGGACCCTGCTGCTGCCGCTGGTGGGGCGCGAGATCCCGATCGTGGCCGATGAGCACGTCGATCCGGCCTTCGGCACGGGCTGCGTCAAGGTCACCCCCGCCCACGACCCGAACGACTTCGCGATCGGGCAGCGGCACGGGCTGCCCCAGATCAACGTGATGGCCAAGGACGGCACGATGAACGCCGCCGCCGGCCGCTTCGCCGGCCTGGATCGCTTCGCCGCCCGCAAGGCCGTCGTGGCGGCGATGGAGGAAGAGGGCTTCCTGGTGAAGGTGGAGCCGCACCGCCACAGCGTCCCCTACTCCGATCGCGGCAAGGTGCCGGTGGAGCCGCTGCTCTCGACCCAGTGGTTCGTGCGCACCGAGCCGCTGGCCGCCCGTTGCCGGGAGGCCCTCGAGCAGGGCGAACCGCGCTTCGTGCCGGAGCGCTGGAGCAAGGTCTACCGCGACTGGCTCACCGACATCCGCGACTGGTGCATCAGCCGCCAGCTGTGGTGGGGCCACCGCATCCCTGCCTGGTTCGTGGTCAGCCTCACCGGCGGCGTGATCACCGATGGCACCCCCTATGTGGTGGCGCGCGACGAGGCTGAGGCCCTGGAGAAGGCCAGGCAGCTGCACGGCGAGGCCCATGCCGCCGCCGGACTGGAACTGACCCTCGAGCAGGACCCGGATGTGCTCGACACCTGGTTCTCCAGCGGCCTGTGGCCCTTCTCCACGCTGGGCTGGCCCGGTGAGAACGGTCAGGAGCCGGCCGATCTGGCCCGCTGGTACCCCACCTCGGTCCTGGTGACCGGCTTCGACATCATCTTCTTCTGGGTGGCCCGGATGACGATGATGGCCGGCGCCTTCCTGCAGGAGGACGGCCCGGATGGCGAGCTGATGCCCATCGGCGGCCGCGACAGCTGGATGCCGTTCCGCGATGTCTACATCCACGGCCTGGTGCGCGATGAGAACAACCGCAAGATGAGCAAGTCGGCGGGCAACGGCATCGACCCGCTGCTGCTGATCGAGCGCTACGGCGCCGACGCCCTGCGCTTCGCCCTGGTGCGCGAGGTGGCCGGGGCCGGCCAGGACATCCGGCTCGACTACGACCGCAAATCCGACACCTCGGCCACGGTGGAGGCGGCGCGCAACTTCGCCAACAAGCTGTTCAACGCCACCCGCTTCGCGTTGATGAACCTGGGCGGCGAGACGCCGGCGAACCTGGGAGCACCGGATCCCGCCCGCCTGCAGCTGGCCGATCGCTGGATCCTGTCGCGGCTGGCGCGGGTGAACGGCGAGACGGCTGAGCGCTACGGCAGCTACGGGCTGGGTGAGGCCGCCAAGGGCCTCTACGAGTTCGCCTGGAATGAAGTGTGCGACTGGTATGTGGAGCTGATCAAGCGCCGCCTCAACCCCGATGAGAATCCCAGCCCCGAGGCCCTGACCGATCAGCGCACCGCCCGGCAGGTGCTCGCCAAGGTGCTCAGCGAACTGTTGGTGATGCTCCACCCCCTGATGCCGCACCTCACCGAGGAGCTCTGGCACGGGCTGACCGGCGAGCCCGCCGCGTCGTTCCTGGCCCTGCGGCCCTGGCCGGCCCTGGACGCGTCCGCCCTCGACGATCAGCTGGAGGCCAGCTTCGCCGAGCTGATCGAGGCGATCCGGGTGGTGCGCAACCTGCGCGCCGTGGCGGGCCTCAAGCCGGCCCAGCCGGCACCTGTGCGCTTCGTCACCGGCCGGCCGCCCCTGGCGAAGCTGCTGAGCGACGCCACCGCCGACATCACCGCCCTCACCCGCGCCGAATCGGTGCAGGTGCTCGATCCCGCCGCTGCGGAAGCCAGCCCGGCGGCCCGGGCCCTGGCCGGCGTCAGCGGCGAACTGCAGGTGCTGCTGCCGATCGAGGGCCTGGTGGACCTTGAGGCCCTGCGCGGCCGCCTCGAGAAGGACATCGCCAAGGCCGAGAAGGAGATCAAGGGGCTCTCCGGTCGCCTGGCCAACCCCAACTTCGCCGGCAAGGCGCCGCCGGAGGTGGTGGCCGAGTGCCGCTCCAACCTGGCCGAAGCCGAGGCCCAGGCGGAGCTGGCCCGCAGGCGCCTGGCGGATCTGGGCTGA
- a CDS encoding EAL domain-containing protein, which produces MTGCGGIGWMEVPQARPGASRGWRWPATAQRSQGWHWRWRRFRRDCGAAASFRTWLPVITASTLVSGLILGAHAIGSERSRQELIRRLVQEQLQAMAHNLEVETRDWATWDETHLHATGRNPAYYGKGNYTRNTFLRLPFVMVLDRDGDPVSSAHWNDRRQRIEPLPPLRARQLLQLIPGRRELRPRTFLAMVEGQPHLLSLQLIANASGDAPPGGRLLLGRPLGGPDQAITRRALALRHYDFEPVHALPASPLGPLALAIRTPQLDGLQPLQISVRRPASERLQALAAFGVLLGLDSAVLTVLLLQAYRQRRQRRQRECRQQREQQRLRRALDQRDTVDGLTGLLNARGLLAAMEAQRQPPGGDAPGGVVPEGVAQAGVARALLLLDIRHFALINHSFGRAFGDRVLIAFARWLEQHLDRSSLVARCGGDEFSCCLVGPSGSALRSRIEALTGALQQLDLPVDGRTLRLAVSAGARLLADAPALTALQDSGVARDLAKRSGSRQCLFYGDEEATMQTTIAIQRLNQELVASLKQNRIALFAQAAWRLDRSDLPAVYVEFLSRLQDPEAEGKQRYRWSEALVEAATLCGTMPLLDSHVLELSCRSLQELLSRHRDEPALDAMVFAINLTADTLLADDFSARVESLLERHGLDPQRLCFEITEQAAVHNLTVVTGAMQRLRRLGLRFALDDFGAGMTSLSHLRDLPLDYVKIDKAFIWRVKGDPTCRLTVDFLVRMGRELGFEIIAEGVEDLPLLYFLRDLGVTIAQGYVTSIPSLFDGRGAELGFSRCGRERLGLQLSLVG; this is translated from the coding sequence ATGACCGGATGCGGCGGGATCGGCTGGATGGAGGTGCCACAGGCCCGGCCAGGGGCCTCGCGGGGGTGGCGGTGGCCGGCGACGGCGCAGCGTTCCCAGGGCTGGCACTGGCGCTGGCGCCGCTTCCGACGCGACTGCGGGGCCGCCGCCAGCTTCCGCACCTGGCTGCCGGTGATCACTGCCTCCACCCTGGTCAGCGGCCTGATCCTGGGGGCCCATGCGATCGGCAGCGAGCGCTCACGCCAGGAGCTGATCCGGCGTCTCGTGCAGGAACAGCTGCAGGCCATGGCCCACAACCTCGAGGTGGAGACGCGGGACTGGGCCACCTGGGACGAAACGCACCTGCATGCGACAGGGCGCAATCCCGCCTACTACGGCAAGGGCAACTACACCCGCAACACCTTCCTGCGCCTGCCCTTCGTGATGGTGCTCGACCGCGACGGCGACCCCGTCTCGAGCGCCCACTGGAACGATCGACGGCAGCGGATCGAACCCCTGCCGCCGCTGCGGGCACGGCAGCTGCTGCAGCTGATTCCCGGACGGCGAGAGCTGCGTCCCCGCACCTTCCTGGCCATGGTCGAAGGTCAGCCCCATCTGCTGTCACTGCAGCTGATCGCCAACGCCAGCGGCGATGCACCCCCCGGCGGCCGCCTGCTGCTGGGCCGCCCGCTCGGGGGGCCGGATCAGGCGATCACCCGCCGGGCCCTGGCGCTGCGGCACTACGACTTCGAGCCCGTGCATGCCCTGCCCGCGTCCCCCCTGGGTCCGCTGGCTCTCGCCATCCGCACACCCCAGCTGGATGGCTTGCAGCCCCTGCAGATCAGCGTGCGGCGCCCCGCCAGCGAGCGACTCCAGGCCCTCGCCGCCTTCGGGGTGCTGCTGGGGCTGGACAGCGCCGTGCTCACGGTGTTGCTGCTGCAGGCCTATCGCCAGCGGCGCCAGCGACGTCAGCGGGAATGCCGCCAGCAACGGGAACAGCAGCGGCTGCGGCGGGCCCTCGATCAACGCGACACCGTCGATGGGCTGACCGGCCTGCTCAATGCCCGCGGCCTGCTGGCCGCGATGGAGGCGCAACGGCAGCCGCCTGGCGGTGACGCGCCGGGAGGTGTTGTGCCGGAGGGTGTCGCGCAGGCTGGTGTCGCGCGGGCGCTGCTGCTGCTCGACATCCGCCACTTCGCCCTGATCAACCACAGCTTCGGCCGCGCCTTCGGCGACCGGGTGCTGATCGCCTTCGCCCGCTGGCTGGAGCAGCACCTGGATCGCTCCAGCCTGGTGGCCCGCTGCGGCGGTGATGAATTCAGCTGCTGCCTGGTGGGCCCGAGCGGCAGCGCCCTGCGGTCGCGGATCGAGGCTCTCACCGGGGCGCTGCAGCAGCTCGATCTGCCGGTGGACGGACGCACGCTGCGTCTGGCCGTCAGCGCCGGCGCCCGCCTGCTCGCCGACGCCCCGGCGCTGACGGCCCTGCAGGACAGCGGCGTGGCCCGGGATCTGGCCAAGCGCTCCGGCAGCCGGCAGTGCCTGTTCTACGGCGATGAGGAAGCGACGATGCAGACCACCATCGCCATCCAGCGGCTCAATCAGGAGCTGGTGGCCTCGCTGAAGCAGAACCGCATCGCCCTGTTCGCGCAGGCGGCCTGGCGGCTGGACCGCTCTGACCTGCCGGCTGTGTACGTGGAGTTTCTCTCCCGCCTGCAGGATCCGGAGGCGGAAGGGAAACAGCGGTACCGCTGGAGTGAAGCGCTGGTGGAGGCCGCCACCCTCTGCGGCACCATGCCGCTGCTCGACAGCCATGTGCTCGAACTCAGCTGCCGCAGCCTGCAGGAGCTGCTCAGCCGTCACCGCGACGAGCCGGCGCTGGACGCGATGGTGTTCGCGATCAATCTCACCGCCGACACCCTGCTGGCTGATGACTTCAGCGCAAGGGTGGAGTCGCTGCTGGAGCGCCACGGCCTCGACCCACAGCGGCTGTGCTTCGAGATCACCGAGCAGGCGGCCGTGCACAACCTCACGGTGGTGACAGGCGCGATGCAGCGGCTGAGGCGGCTGGGTCTGCGCTTTGCCCTCGATGACTTCGGCGCCGGCATGACCTCACTGAGCCACCTGCGCGACCTGCCCCTCGATTACGTCAAGATCGACAAGGCCTTCATCTGGCGTGTGAAGGGCGATCCCACCTGCCGGCTGACGGTGGACTTCCTGGTGCGGATGGGCCGTGAACTCGGCTTTGAAATCATTGCCGAAGGCGTGGAGGATCTGCCGCTGCTGTATTTCCTGCGCGATCTCGGCGTCACGATCGCCCAGGGTTATGTGACCTCCATTCCCTCCTTGTTCGATGGCCGCGGGGCCGAGCTCGGCTTCAGCCGCTGCGGCCGCGAACGACTGGGGCTGCAGCTCTCCCTCGTGGGCTGA
- a CDS encoding 1-acyl-sn-glycerol-3-phosphate acyltransferase — translation MATGTPLAFLPPRLDRRVLAAARLLMPLWLRRSGIEAVRVEGLERLSEQMHAFQEGRSRLLLAFRHPTVQDPAVLAQLLWHDLPRADRFRPRPHAQFLYDRGIPLWAGEAAGWMLSHLGGCSIQRGGLDLPALRTARSLLLDGPYPFAVAPEGATNGHNEVVSPLEPGVAQLALWTADDLARAGRSERMVVLPLGLQYGFTRPVWPAIEALLSDLERDAGLQAGDHGLAPERLYRRMLALAERILSCMEAFYRDAYYQPLPVAVDGEAELDPNRRLSVRLARLLDAALQVVEQALAVEPHGDLGARCRRIEQAGWERLYPGGNGVTPAGQRHSGRLRAADAKAPDAKVPAAQATDVHAAAGPCPLEQGLAQRLAQETAERLWHMRLVESFVAVSGRYVRERPSQERFADTLLILWDTLCRIKGGDPERRPRLGPRRALVRVGQPLGMDPWLVAYRSNRRRAVADLTTELQRQLEGLIVPSEAPGGGALNP, via the coding sequence ATGGCCACCGGCACCCCCCTGGCCTTCCTCCCGCCGCGGCTCGATCGGCGCGTGCTGGCGGCGGCGCGGTTGCTCATGCCCCTGTGGCTGCGACGCAGCGGCATCGAGGCGGTGCGCGTGGAGGGGCTTGAGCGGCTCTCGGAGCAGATGCATGCCTTCCAGGAGGGCCGCAGCCGCCTGCTGCTCGCCTTTCGCCATCCCACCGTTCAGGATCCGGCGGTGCTGGCGCAGCTGCTCTGGCACGACCTGCCGCGCGCCGACCGGTTTCGCCCTCGGCCCCATGCCCAGTTCCTCTACGACCGCGGCATTCCGCTGTGGGCCGGCGAGGCGGCCGGCTGGATGCTGTCGCACCTGGGGGGCTGCTCGATCCAGAGGGGGGGCCTCGATCTGCCGGCGCTGCGCACCGCCCGCTCGCTGCTGCTCGATGGTCCCTATCCGTTCGCCGTGGCGCCGGAGGGAGCCACCAACGGCCACAACGAGGTGGTGAGCCCCCTGGAGCCGGGCGTGGCGCAGCTGGCCCTCTGGACCGCCGACGATCTGGCCCGCGCCGGCCGCAGCGAGCGGATGGTGGTGCTGCCGCTGGGTCTGCAGTACGGCTTCACCCGGCCCGTGTGGCCGGCGATCGAGGCGCTGCTCAGCGATCTCGAGCGCGATGCCGGTCTGCAGGCGGGCGACCATGGCCTGGCGCCCGAGCGGCTCTACAGGCGAATGCTGGCCCTGGCGGAGCGGATCCTCAGCTGTATGGAGGCGTTCTACCGCGATGCGTACTACCAGCCCCTGCCTGTCGCGGTCGATGGCGAGGCGGAGCTGGATCCCAACCGGCGGCTCAGCGTGCGGCTGGCAAGGCTGCTGGACGCCGCGCTGCAGGTGGTGGAGCAGGCTCTGGCGGTGGAGCCCCACGGCGACCTGGGCGCCCGCTGCCGGCGGATCGAGCAGGCCGGCTGGGAGCGCCTCTATCCCGGCGGCAATGGGGTGACACCGGCCGGGCAGCGCCACAGCGGCCGGCTCCGGGCCGCCGATGCCAAGGCCCCCGATGCCAAGGTCCCCGCAGCTCAGGCCACCGATGTCCACGCCGCAGCCGGCCCGTGCCCCCTCGAGCAGGGCCTGGCGCAGCGGCTGGCCCAGGAGACCGCCGAACGGCTCTGGCACATGCGCCTGGTGGAGTCATTCGTGGCGGTGAGCGGCCGCTACGTGCGGGAGCGGCCCAGCCAGGAGCGCTTCGCCGACACGCTGCTGATCCTGTGGGACACCCTCTGCCGGATCAAGGGCGGCGATCCCGAGAGGCGGCCGCGGCTGGGCCCCCGCCGGGCCCTGGTGCGTGTGGGCCAGCCCCTGGGGATGGACCCCTGGCTGGTGGCCTATCGGAGCAACCGCCGCCGCGCCGTGGCCGACCTCACCACGGAGCTGCAGCGGCAGCTGGAGGGGCTGATCGTGCCCTCGGAGGCACCGGGGGGAGGGGCGCTGAACCCCTGA
- a CDS encoding 2OG-Fe(II) oxygenase: MQLIARYRNAGFEALADGVMAFFDRRSDLQRPGVAFGAGDGPDAEPAKVSTDISLVALDRSDPEAFALAEVILRGVSAALERYLQERPLLRDCSPEQQLFVNPIFNLQRYAPGEGFRRWHCDWTISDEATEPVHRVLAWILYCNSLPDGGTEFHWQQHHEEAERGKLVLFPAGLSHIHRGRVSQEHSKTIATGWINAGSRADYLRRLAAG, translated from the coding sequence GTGCAGCTGATCGCCCGCTACCGCAACGCCGGCTTCGAAGCCCTCGCCGACGGGGTGATGGCCTTCTTCGATCGCCGCAGCGACCTGCAGCGGCCCGGCGTGGCCTTCGGCGCCGGGGATGGCCCCGACGCCGAACCCGCCAAGGTGTCCACTGACATCAGCCTGGTGGCCCTCGACCGCTCCGATCCGGAGGCCTTCGCTCTGGCTGAGGTGATCCTGCGGGGCGTGAGCGCGGCGCTCGAGCGCTACCTGCAGGAGCGGCCCCTGCTGCGTGACTGCAGCCCGGAGCAGCAGCTGTTCGTGAATCCGATCTTCAACCTCCAGCGCTACGCCCCGGGCGAGGGCTTCCGGCGCTGGCACTGCGACTGGACGATCTCAGACGAGGCGACGGAACCGGTCCATCGGGTGCTGGCCTGGATCCTGTACTGCAATTCCCTGCCGGACGGGGGCACCGAGTTCCACTGGCAACAGCACCACGAAGAGGCCGAGCGGGGCAAGCTCGTCCTCTTCCCGGCCGGCCTGTCGCACATCCACCGCGGCCGGGTGAGCCAGGAGCACAGCAAGACGATCGCCACCGGCTGGATCAACGCCGGCAGCCGCGCGGATTACCTCAGGCGCCTGGCGGCGGGCTGA
- a CDS encoding protein phosphatase, with the protein MSASALQATLVDFALAELVRAHRDSFPPAWSAESWAKLLIWLALNCGCGSDPASLEAFAQALGPALSQRMRRLFFSRELEDLGLQVLADPAESQVLVQPLQADGTGPLDPARVSQALERCELTPRLAAPECWQTLEALTAIPWQEAPCS; encoded by the coding sequence ATGTCAGCCTCCGCTCTTCAGGCCACCCTCGTCGATTTCGCCCTGGCCGAGCTGGTGCGCGCCCACCGCGACAGCTTTCCACCCGCCTGGAGCGCCGAGAGCTGGGCGAAGCTGCTGATCTGGCTGGCGCTCAACTGCGGCTGCGGCAGTGATCCGGCCTCGCTGGAGGCCTTCGCCCAGGCCCTGGGGCCGGCCCTGAGCCAGCGGATGCGCCGCCTGTTCTTCAGCCGGGAGCTGGAGGATCTGGGCCTGCAGGTGCTGGCCGATCCGGCGGAGTCACAGGTGCTGGTGCAGCCGCTGCAGGCCGACGGCACCGGACCGCTGGACCCCGCCCGGGTGAGCCAGGCGCTGGAGCGCTGCGAGCTGACACCGCGACTGGCCGCTCCCGAGTGCTGGCAGACACTGGAAGCCCTGACCGCCATCCCCTGGCAGGAGGCCCCGTGCAGCTGA
- a CDS encoding extracellular solute-binding protein, producing MEVPVSAVRLRQRPVACGTRRWRRGLGGLLASVALLGLSGCTQGFPQRPLVLYVAVSTPGEEPITRELSYTFQSRFQQLVQGFRRLHPNVRVQVSLYPEEQLQRQIRRRTRSGLGPDLIVTSANLSSALLAAGLTQPMPLDRAETEAIDRSLLRRVATPEGRLAALPLVLNAQLACFDRRRVPQPPADVRQLLQLSSEGVRVGMALQLRSLVWTAGSLGAVPALQAAAQGRAPDAAQRQGLLNWLRWLQSANVQKDVTFMEEEATLREGLRRGRFDWISCGSSNLPVLQRALGDNFGVSTLPDGETSRATPVNPLRVLALGRNSSGEQRQMAIALSRYSLRPLVQRSFTLENLVFLPVNRRLSLPVQSSRQLATLVAARRQGEAVGDLLARLHSADPRVVQLEQVIVALVFGVIEPEQALQDSLRILGGRR from the coding sequence GTGGAGGTGCCGGTCAGCGCTGTTCGCCTGCGGCAGCGCCCGGTGGCCTGCGGCACCCGTCGATGGCGCCGCGGCCTGGGGGGCCTGCTCGCTTCGGTTGCGCTGCTCGGCCTGTCCGGTTGCACGCAGGGGTTCCCCCAGCGTCCCCTCGTGCTTTACGTGGCGGTCAGCACTCCGGGCGAGGAGCCCATCACCCGTGAGCTGTCGTACACCTTCCAGTCCCGCTTCCAGCAGCTGGTGCAGGGCTTCCGCCGTCTGCATCCCAATGTGCGGGTGCAGGTCTCCCTCTACCCGGAGGAGCAGTTGCAGCGCCAGATCCGCCGGCGCACCCGCAGCGGCCTCGGGCCGGATCTGATCGTCACCTCGGCCAATCTTTCCAGTGCCCTGCTGGCCGCCGGCCTCACCCAGCCGATGCCGTTGGACCGGGCCGAGACCGAGGCGATCGATCGCTCCCTGCTGCGCCGTGTCGCCACACCGGAGGGTCGGTTGGCGGCGTTGCCACTGGTGCTGAATGCCCAGCTGGCCTGCTTCGACCGGCGCCGGGTGCCGCAGCCACCGGCCGATGTGCGACAGCTGCTGCAGCTCAGCTCCGAAGGGGTGCGGGTGGGCATGGCGCTGCAGCTGCGCAGCCTGGTCTGGACCGCCGGCAGCCTCGGAGCGGTGCCGGCGCTGCAGGCCGCGGCCCAGGGCCGGGCTCCGGATGCGGCCCAGCGCCAGGGCCTGCTCAACTGGCTGCGCTGGCTGCAGAGCGCCAATGTTCAGAAGGATGTGACCTTCATGGAGGAGGAGGCCACGCTGCGCGAGGGCCTGCGCCGCGGCCGCTTCGACTGGATCAGCTGCGGCAGCTCCAATCTGCCGGTGCTGCAGCGGGCCCTGGGTGACAACTTCGGGGTTTCGACGCTGCCCGATGGCGAGACCTCCCGGGCCACGCCGGTGAACCCGCTGCGCGTGCTGGCCCTGGGGCGCAATTCCAGTGGCGAACAGCGCCAGATGGCGATCGCCCTGAGCCGCTACAGCCTGCGGCCGCTGGTGCAGCGCAGCTTCACCCTGGAGAACCTGGTGTTCCTGCCGGTGAACCGCCGCCTGAGCCTGCCGGTGCAGAGTTCGCGACAGCTGGCCACCCTCGTGGCCGCCCGGCGCCAGGGTGAGGCGGTGGGCGACCTGCTGGCCCGCCTGCACAGTGCCGATCCGCGCGTGGTGCAGCTGGAGCAGGTGATCGTGGCGCTCGTGTTCGGCGTGATCGAACCGGAGCAGGCCCTTCAGGACAGCCTGCGCATTCTGGGCGGACGCCGATGA
- a CDS encoding mechanosensitive ion channel family protein encodes MNELLLEIAGWLGYLERGPVQLQLLVLLAVRLLPQLPVLHRRLQGWPKALRPLPGIALALLISLPLAAAGVPMGLLRFLTLLWLGWVALGWLQQALPRWLSADQVHGLMSRLVRPGYLVLALLALINRLDSVQDVAVIAVGRLFSVEINLGKVLSALVVLYLLMVGSGPPSALVAWVLQRLIGFSEGSRKALELILRYAMVGLGIAAVGYHLGFNSTALLAVAGGLSVGLGFGIKEVFSNFVSGLWLLFEGSVRPGEVLMIDGDPCEVRRLGLRATLLWRDRDNAELLIPNQTFFTDTATTYTATDRLRRSQVSVGAAYRHDPARVIALLEATALTVPRVLRRPAPKALLLSYGDSAINYALRFWIANPMDNVGICSEVNQAIWTAFAEQGIEIPFPQQVQHRPGAQPPSPERSPRQELPGPPL; translated from the coding sequence ATGAATGAACTGCTGCTGGAGATCGCCGGCTGGCTGGGCTACCTGGAGCGGGGGCCGGTGCAGCTGCAGTTGCTGGTGCTCCTGGCCGTGCGCCTGCTGCCCCAGCTGCCCGTCCTGCACCGCCGCCTGCAGGGCTGGCCCAAGGCACTGCGGCCCCTGCCGGGCATCGCCCTCGCCCTTCTGATCAGCCTTCCCCTCGCGGCGGCCGGGGTGCCGATGGGGCTGCTGCGCTTCCTCACCCTGCTGTGGCTGGGTTGGGTGGCGCTCGGCTGGCTGCAGCAGGCGCTGCCTCGCTGGCTGTCGGCCGATCAGGTGCATGGCCTGATGAGTCGCCTGGTGCGTCCGGGCTATCTGGTGCTGGCGTTGCTGGCGCTGATCAACCGGCTGGACAGCGTCCAGGACGTGGCGGTGATCGCCGTGGGGCGGCTGTTCAGCGTGGAGATCAACCTCGGCAAGGTCCTCTCCGCGCTGGTGGTGCTCTATCTGCTGATGGTGGGTTCGGGTCCGCCGTCGGCCCTGGTGGCCTGGGTGCTGCAGCGGCTGATCGGCTTCAGTGAAGGCAGCCGCAAGGCCCTGGAGCTGATCCTCCGCTACGCCATGGTGGGTCTCGGCATCGCCGCGGTGGGGTATCACCTCGGCTTCAACAGCACCGCGCTGCTGGCGGTCGCCGGGGGGCTCTCGGTGGGGCTCGGCTTCGGCATCAAGGAGGTGTTCTCCAATTTCGTCAGCGGCCTGTGGCTGCTGTTCGAGGGATCGGTGCGGCCGGGCGAGGTGCTGATGATCGACGGCGATCCCTGCGAGGTGCGGCGCCTGGGCCTGCGGGCCACCCTGCTCTGGCGCGACCGCGACAACGCCGAGCTGCTGATCCCCAACCAGACGTTCTTCACCGACACGGCCACCACCTACACGGCCACCGATCGGCTGCGGCGCAGCCAGGTGAGTGTGGGGGCGGCCTACCGCCACGATCCGGCCCGGGTGATCGCCCTGCTGGAGGCCACCGCCCTGACGGTGCCGCGGGTGCTCCGCCGGCCGGCGCCCAAGGCGCTGCTGCTCAGCTATGGCGACTCCGCGATCAACTACGCGCTGCGCTTCTGGATCGCCAACCCGATGGACAATGTCGGCATCTGCAGCGAGGTGAACCAGGCGATCTGGACGGCCTTCGCCGAGCAGGGGATCGAGATTCCCTTCCCGCAGCAGGTGCAGCACCGTCCGGGGGCGCAGCCTCCCTCGCCAGAGCGCTCACCACGCCAGGAGTTGCCGGGGCCGCCGCTCTGA